One genomic window of Ignavibacteriota bacterium includes the following:
- a CDS encoding PD-(D/E)XK nuclease family protein yields the protein MRDDLKPLQSFGDIIEKYAQIPRVQLPTTYLGLCRYPGWRFEEVTSRILQFYFTPANEHRLGDTLIRALLDAVAEKDDGAEGLPRLRDAASYNDAFARVEVDAEGKRIDLVIQTHAGVIGIENKITASLYNDLSVYRKRLRPPALCIVLSVFDITDPSEKNRMNETGFVGITYCKFFAFLKPRLGAVTQQADTKLLIHLYDFITEIENRRRGATMENELFDFYCEHQWTIWEMNEKFQTKYVPAVARKLEGYLSKLELLRKQDESCATISKFCDWRIWQKQKIEQVAIHKDLRIGIEGYFTKNHGCPPQFSIFLRTWDEDAWKHYQSLYDEMNAVASKEWPRGIPVPSTVSTFQIFLRSVPVTIGGDTANDEPVEEDIDNVAQALDQVWSRLWASLLRFTARDETQSTG from the coding sequence ATGCGCGATGACTTAAAACCGCTACAATCATTTGGAGACATAATCGAGAAGTATGCTCAAATCCCGCGCGTACAATTGCCGACGACGTATCTGGGTCTATGCCGCTATCCAGGTTGGCGTTTCGAAGAAGTAACGAGTCGTATTTTGCAATTTTATTTTACGCCCGCGAATGAGCATAGGCTGGGTGATACACTCATCCGCGCGCTGCTCGATGCTGTGGCTGAGAAAGACGACGGGGCTGAGGGGCTGCCCCGGTTGCGAGACGCCGCCTCGTATAACGATGCGTTTGCACGAGTGGAGGTTGATGCGGAGGGCAAACGCATCGATCTTGTCATCCAAACTCATGCCGGTGTGATTGGCATCGAGAATAAGATCACCGCGTCCTTGTACAACGACTTGTCTGTATACCGGAAACGACTACGCCCGCCGGCGCTCTGTATTGTGCTCTCGGTCTTTGACATCACCGATCCGTCCGAAAAAAACAGGATGAATGAGACGGGATTCGTCGGCATCACCTACTGTAAGTTCTTCGCCTTTCTTAAACCGCGCCTCGGCGCCGTGACACAACAGGCAGATACAAAGCTTCTCATCCATTTATATGACTTTATTACAGAAATCGAAAACCGGCGTCGGGGTGCAACCATGGAAAATGAACTGTTTGACTTTTATTGCGAGCACCAATGGACGATTTGGGAAATGAACGAGAAGTTTCAAACCAAATACGTCCCAGCAGTGGCGAGGAAATTGGAAGGGTACCTATCGAAGCTTGAACTGCTTCGTAAACAAGACGAAAGCTGCGCAACAATCAGCAAATTTTGTGATTGGCGCATATGGCAAAAACAGAAGATCGAACAGGTCGCTATTCACAAAGACTTGCGAATCGGCATCGAGGGGTATTTCACGAAAAATCACGGCTGCCCGCCACAGTTCAGCATCTTCCTGCGCACGTGGGATGAGGATGCGTGGAAACACTACCAGTCCTTGTACGATGAGATGAATGCTGTTGCATCGAAGGAGTGGCCTCGCGGCATTCCAGTTCCATCAACCGTATCCACATTTCAAATTTTCCTCCGTAGCGTCCCTGTGACAATCGGAGGTGATACGGCGAATGACGAGCCTGTCGAGGAAGATATCGATAATGTAGCGCAAGCGCTG